A region of Pseudarthrobacter sp. NIBRBAC000502770 DNA encodes the following proteins:
- a CDS encoding DUF4386 domain-containing protein, with translation MFYLVTFASSIPAVFLLGPALSDPNYVTSTGNDTRVVWGCLLDLVNAAACVGTAVALFPVVRRQNESLALGLVTSRMFEAAVIAIGVVSLLTVVTLRQTGTSGTDHSSLIAAARALVDVRDWTFLIGPGMVPAINALLLGYLLLRSELVPRLIPVMGLIGAPLLLISAITTMFGINDQVSVLSAVATLPIFLWELSLGLYLTFKGFKPAAVLTGLGSRPTTR, from the coding sequence GTGTTTTACCTCGTGACATTCGCCAGCTCTATTCCCGCCGTCTTCCTTCTGGGACCGGCGCTGAGCGACCCCAACTACGTCACCAGCACCGGCAATGACACCAGGGTGGTCTGGGGCTGCCTGCTCGACCTGGTCAACGCCGCAGCCTGCGTGGGCACCGCAGTGGCCCTGTTCCCAGTGGTTAGGCGGCAAAATGAGAGCCTCGCGCTGGGCTTGGTCACCTCGCGCATGTTCGAAGCCGCCGTTATCGCCATCGGCGTCGTCAGCCTCCTGACGGTGGTGACCTTGAGGCAGACAGGAACTTCCGGAACGGACCACAGCTCCCTGATCGCCGCCGCCCGGGCACTCGTGGACGTGCGGGACTGGACGTTCCTCATAGGACCCGGGATGGTCCCGGCCATCAATGCTCTGCTGCTGGGCTACCTGCTGCTCCGCTCAGAACTCGTACCGCGCCTCATTCCGGTGATGGGTCTCATCGGCGCCCCGCTACTGCTCATCTCGGCAATAACGACCATGTTCGGAATCAACGACCAGGTTTCCGTGCTGTCGGCGGTTGCGACGCTTCCCATCTTCCTCTGGGAACTGTCATTGGGTCTCTACCTGACCTTCAAGGGATTCAAGCCGGCAGCTGTCCTCACCGGACTGGGTTCAAGGCCTACGACCCGCTGA
- a CDS encoding NAD(P)-dependent oxidoreductase, which yields MRIAVTGGSGKLGRHVVQRLKDEGHWVLNLDRLGDRSPELVVVDLRDYGQVLDALLGVDRRHTGFDAVVHLGAVPAPGLMADAATFENNMLSTYNVFQAARRAGIKKVVYASSETVLGTPFDVDPPYIPVDEEYPARPETTYSLVKRLEEQMAVEMARRDPELSIVGLRFSNVMDPEDYDAFPSFDADAMLRKWNLWAYIDGRDGAQAVLRALENGKPGFEAFIIANADTVMSRSSASLAAEVYPNVKVTKDLGEHETMLSIDKARGLLGFEPEHTWRTSQSTTNN from the coding sequence ATGAGGATTGCAGTGACGGGTGGAAGTGGGAAGTTGGGCAGGCATGTAGTGCAGCGCCTCAAGGATGAAGGACACTGGGTTCTGAATCTTGACCGCCTTGGGGATCGGAGCCCCGAACTGGTTGTGGTGGACCTGCGGGACTATGGGCAGGTGTTGGATGCGCTCCTCGGTGTGGACCGCCGGCACACAGGCTTCGATGCCGTCGTCCATCTCGGCGCGGTCCCCGCTCCGGGTCTCATGGCGGACGCAGCAACGTTTGAGAACAACATGCTCTCCACGTACAACGTGTTTCAGGCCGCCCGGCGCGCCGGGATCAAGAAAGTGGTGTATGCCTCCAGTGAGACGGTGCTGGGCACGCCGTTCGACGTCGACCCGCCCTATATCCCGGTGGACGAGGAGTACCCGGCCCGGCCGGAAACGACGTATTCGCTCGTGAAACGCCTGGAAGAGCAGATGGCTGTCGAGATGGCACGCCGGGATCCGGAGCTGAGCATCGTCGGGCTGCGGTTTTCGAACGTGATGGACCCGGAAGACTACGACGCCTTCCCCTCCTTCGATGCCGACGCCATGCTGCGCAAATGGAACCTTTGGGCCTACATTGACGGCCGTGATGGCGCGCAGGCAGTACTCCGGGCCCTGGAAAACGGCAAGCCGGGGTTCGAGGCCTTCATCATCGCCAACGCCGACACTGTCATGAGCCGCTCCAGCGCCAGCCTCGCAGCGGAGGTCTACCCCAACGTCAAGGTGACCAAGGACTTGGGCGAACACGAGACCATGCTCTCGATCGACAAGGCCCGCGGGCTCCTGGGCTTCGAACCGGAACACACCTGGCGCACCAGCCAATCCACGACCAACAACTGA
- a CDS encoding IS481 family transposase, which translates to MSHANAALTPRQRLRVARLVVDHGWPVSRAAEQFNCSWPTAKRWAARYAAMGEAGMADRSSRPYRVANRTPQQLVRKVVRRRWKQRLGPVAIGAKLAMPASTVHAVLVRCRLNRLHHVDKRTGEVIRRYEHVTPGAMIHVDVKKLGNIPDGGGWRYVGRQQGKQNRAATPSKPRSRHRSPLIGTAYVHTVIDDNSRVAYAEIHGDETAATAVAVLQRAVSWFAARGVIVERVLSDNGAAYKSHLWRDTCQELGIRAKKTRPYRPQTNGKIERFHRTLADGWAFKRFYATESARRNALPAWLHHYNHHRPHTAIGGHPPISRLTNLPGQYT; encoded by the coding sequence ATGTCCCACGCTAATGCCGCTTTGACTCCGCGCCAACGTTTGCGCGTCGCGCGTCTGGTCGTTGACCACGGCTGGCCGGTATCCCGGGCTGCCGAGCAGTTCAACTGCTCCTGGCCGACCGCGAAACGGTGGGCGGCCCGTTACGCCGCGATGGGTGAGGCCGGTATGGCTGATAGGTCCTCCCGCCCGTACCGGGTGGCCAACCGGACGCCGCAGCAGCTGGTGCGCAAAGTTGTGCGCCGGCGCTGGAAGCAACGGCTGGGACCGGTCGCGATCGGGGCGAAGCTGGCCATGCCGGCCTCGACCGTGCACGCGGTCCTGGTCCGGTGCCGGCTGAACCGCCTGCATCACGTGGACAAGCGCACCGGAGAAGTCATCCGCCGCTATGAGCACGTGACTCCCGGAGCGATGATCCATGTGGATGTGAAGAAGCTCGGCAACATCCCCGACGGCGGCGGCTGGCGCTACGTCGGGCGGCAGCAAGGCAAGCAGAACCGTGCTGCGACTCCGTCAAAGCCGCGCAGCAGACACCGTAGCCCGCTGATCGGGACCGCCTACGTACACACGGTCATTGACGACAATTCACGGGTCGCCTACGCGGAGATCCATGGCGATGAAACAGCGGCCACCGCAGTAGCAGTCCTGCAAAGGGCTGTGTCCTGGTTCGCTGCCCGCGGCGTCATCGTGGAACGGGTTCTCTCTGACAACGGGGCGGCCTACAAATCACATCTCTGGCGGGACACCTGCCAAGAACTGGGGATCAGGGCAAAGAAGACCCGGCCATATCGCCCGCAGACCAACGGCAAGATCGAACGCTTCCACAGAACCCTTGCCGACGGGTGGGCCTTCAAGCGCTTCTACGCCACGGAATCAGCCCGCAGAAACGCCCTCCCGGCATGGCTGCACCACTACAATCACCACAGGCCCCACACCGCAATCGGAGGCCACCCGCCCATCAGCCGCTTAACCAACCTGCCTGGGCAGTACACCTAG
- a CDS encoding DNA/RNA non-specific endonuclease, which produces MTDQFLAAAARDLAGRAGYNPGFLGVPVPIPTLAGVKTVLLHYTHFSVVMRPDKRLAAVTALAMDGKKLMDLARAGIPWRLDPRLPEDQQTGERVYVGNDIDRGHLVRRASAVWGDTRAEAEQANEDTFHYTNAAPQAAKFNQGIELWLGLESYLQENAADNSRRIVVFTGPVFGRQDPLYRGVDIPLKFFKVAVFVQGGKLAATGYVVDQTPELADLPEVPRAAVTDEAPPLGPFRTFQVPIRDIAALTGLDLGQLVAVDRMPIASELPSARVTSTWRQLHSPEDLDLDFDLGG; this is translated from the coding sequence ATGACAGACCAGTTCTTGGCCGCTGCTGCCAGGGACTTGGCCGGCCGGGCAGGCTACAACCCCGGATTCCTGGGCGTCCCTGTCCCGATTCCGACACTGGCCGGTGTGAAAACCGTGCTGCTGCACTACACCCACTTCTCGGTCGTGATGCGTCCGGACAAGCGCCTTGCCGCGGTCACCGCTCTGGCGATGGACGGGAAGAAGCTGATGGACCTCGCGCGGGCCGGGATCCCGTGGCGCCTCGATCCCCGCCTGCCGGAAGACCAGCAGACCGGGGAACGGGTGTATGTGGGCAACGACATTGACCGCGGGCACCTGGTCCGCCGCGCGTCCGCCGTGTGGGGCGATACCCGCGCCGAAGCCGAGCAGGCAAACGAGGACACGTTCCACTACACGAACGCGGCCCCGCAGGCGGCGAAGTTCAACCAGGGCATCGAGCTCTGGCTGGGACTGGAGTCCTACCTGCAGGAGAACGCCGCCGACAACAGCCGGCGAATCGTTGTCTTCACCGGGCCCGTCTTCGGCCGCCAAGACCCCCTATACCGCGGCGTGGACATTCCACTGAAGTTCTTCAAGGTCGCAGTGTTCGTTCAGGGCGGGAAGCTGGCGGCAACCGGCTACGTCGTGGACCAGACACCCGAGCTGGCTGACCTGCCGGAAGTGCCCAGGGCCGCCGTCACAGACGAGGCTCCGCCGCTTGGTCCATTCCGGACATTCCAAGTGCCCATCCGTGACATCGCCGCTCTCACCGGGCTGGACCTTGGCCAGCTGGTGGCTGTGGACCGGATGCCGATCGCTTCCGAGCTGCCCAGCGCCCGGGTAACCTCGACATGGCGGCAGCTGCACTCCCCCGAGGACCTGGACCTGGACTTCGACCTGGGCGGGTAA
- a CDS encoding CsbD family protein, whose translation MGLGDKIDNAAEKAGGKAKETAGAATGDESLRTEGQADQAKGDLKQAGEKVKDAFKH comes from the coding sequence ATGGGACTGGGCGACAAGATTGACAACGCTGCCGAGAAGGCAGGCGGCAAGGCCAAAGAGACGGCCGGCGCCGCAACAGGCGACGAAAGCCTGCGGACCGAAGGCCAGGCAGACCAGGCCAAGGGCGATCTGAAGCAGGCCGGAGAAAAGGTCAAGGACGCCTTCAAGCACTGA
- a CDS encoding STAS/SEC14 domain-containing protein → MLRLVLQPQSRITQADGAWTKTRLLALTKGRPVAVLLEITGVESVSREAIEFYSEAATVSAFALLGRSAVDRMIAHSLRGLAWPGCPVQYFEAEQQALTWLEEYAKGATD, encoded by the coding sequence ATGCTGCGGCTGGTTCTCCAGCCTCAGTCGCGGATCACCCAGGCCGACGGAGCTTGGACGAAAACGCGACTGCTGGCGCTCACCAAGGGCAGGCCCGTAGCAGTTCTCCTGGAAATCACGGGCGTCGAGTCCGTTAGCAGGGAAGCCATCGAGTTCTACAGCGAGGCAGCCACTGTCTCAGCGTTCGCGCTTCTCGGTCGCTCAGCGGTAGACAGAATGATCGCTCACAGCCTCCGAGGGCTCGCCTGGCCCGGCTGCCCTGTTCAGTATTTCGAGGCCGAGCAGCAAGCTCTGACCTGGCTTGAGGAGTACGCCAAAGGTGCGACGGACTGA